A stretch of Chiloscyllium plagiosum isolate BGI_BamShark_2017 chromosome 41, ASM401019v2, whole genome shotgun sequence DNA encodes these proteins:
- the LOC122542699 gene encoding RNA-binding protein Nova-1-like: MGISNWSPRCVLQAKLIVPNSTAGLIIGKGGATVKAVMEQSGAWVQLSQKPEGINLQERVVTVSGEAEQNRKAVELIVQKIQEDPQSGSCLNISYANISGPVANSNPTGSPYANSAEVLPAAAAAAAAAAASAAGLLGHANLAGVAGFAGGGGGGGGGGGGGGGGGLSGFTGNDLLAISSALNTLASYGYNTNSLGLGLNPATATGVLAAVAASANPAAAAAANLLASYANEASAAGGGGGGGGGGGNPGNAVGTFSLGSLAAATNGYFGAAAAAAASPLAAGSILAAEKLGDASKDVVEIAVPENLVGAILGKGGKTLVEYQELTGARIQISKKGEFIPGTRNRKVTITGTAAATQAAQYLISQRITYEQGVRAANLQKVG; this comes from the coding sequence ATGGGAATTTCTAACTGGAGCCCTCGCTGTGTGTTACAGGCGAAGCTGATCGTGCCCAACAGCACGGCGGGCCTAATCATCGGCAAAGGCGGCGCGACGGTGAAGGCGGTAATGGAGCAGTCCGGGGCCTGGGTGCAGCTCTCGCAGAAGCCCGAGGGCATCAACTTGCAGGAGCGGGTGGTGACGGTGAGCGGCGAGGCCGAGCAGAACCGCAAGGCGGTCGAGCTGATCGTGCAGAAGATCCAGGAGGACCCGCAGAGTGGCAGCTGCCTCAACATCAGCTACGCCAACATCTCGGGCCCGGTGGCGAACTCCAACCCGACCGGCTCGCCGTACGCCAACTCCGCCGAGGTGCTgccggcggcggcggcggcggcggcagcCGCGGCGGCCTCGGCGGCGGGCCTGCTGGGCCATGCCAACCTGGCGGGGGTGGCGGGCTTcgcgggaggaggaggaggcggtggaggcggaggcggcggagGAGGAGGCGGAGGCCTGTCGGGCTTCACTGGCAACGACCTGCTGGCCATCAGCTCGGCCCTGAACACGCTGGCGAGCTACGGCTACAACACCAACTCGCTGGGCCTGGGCCTCAACCCGGCCACCGCCACTGGGGTCCTGGCAGCAGTGGCGGCCAGCGCCAACCCAGCCGCCGCCGCTGCCGCCAACCTTCTGGCCTCCTACGCCAACGAGGCCTCGGCGGCGGGAGGCGGAGGAGGAGGCGGCGGGGGAGGCGGCAACCCTGGCAACGCGGTGGGTACCTTCTCACTGGGCTCCCTGGCAGCCGCCACCAACGGCTACTTCGGCGCGGCAGCGGCGGCGGCTGCGTCCCCGCTGGCGGCCGGCTCCATCTTGGCCGCCGAGAAGCTGGGCGACGCCTCCAAGGACGTGGTGGAGATCGCGGTGCCCGAGAACCTGGTGGGCGCCATCTTGGGCAAAGGCGGCAAGACGCTGGTCGAGTACCAGGAGTTGACTGGCGCCCGCATTCAGATCTCCAAAAAGGGCGAGTTTATCCCCGGCACCAGGAACCGCAAGGTGACCATCACCGGCACCGCGGCCGCCACCCAGGCCGCGCAGTATTTAATCAGCCAGAGGATCACCTACGAGCAAGGCGTCCGAGCCGCCAACCTCCAGAAAGTCGGTTAG